One genomic window of Sphingomonas ginsengisoli An et al. 2013 includes the following:
- a CDS encoding thiamine pyrophosphate-binding protein gives MSDTSPARTGGRLLVDQLVINGCDRIFTVPGESFLAVLDALHDTPGIETVVCRQEGGVAYMADADGKLTGRPGVAFVTRGPGATNASAGVHVAFQDSTPLIMFVGDLDRGDKDREGFQEIDFPAFFGPIAKWAARIDDARRIPEYVARAYRVATSGRPGPVVLAIPEDMLRDEVSVPDRPPVPPVVESPDPAAIATLFELLKEAAAPVAIVGGADWSPCAAHHFANFAARHGIPTAAAFRRQDAVSNDCRVYAGNLGYGPNPKLQQRIREADLLLVVGARLGEATTDGYTLITPDHPGQTIVHVHPDPNELGRVYHADLPIVGDMGEFAQAIDAWAEPELVRFGAGDEAHAEWLEWSESSPREGVTLDLGPCIKQLREALPADTIVCNGAGNFSGWVHRYWRYGATPTQLAPTSGTMGYGLPAAVAAALRFRDRQVLCVAGDGDFLMNGQELATAAQYGADLLVLIVDNGAYGTIRMHQERDYPARLSATTLTNPDFAALARAFGGWAATVERTEEFGPALQDALGRKGIRLLHCKTDVEVISHATTVTKLRERART, from the coding sequence ATGAGCGACACCTCCCCCGCCCGCACCGGCGGCCGCCTGCTGGTCGACCAGCTGGTCATCAACGGCTGCGACCGCATCTTCACCGTTCCGGGCGAAAGCTTCCTCGCGGTGCTCGACGCGCTGCACGACACGCCGGGCATCGAGACCGTGGTCTGCCGCCAGGAAGGCGGGGTCGCCTACATGGCTGACGCCGACGGCAAGCTGACCGGGCGCCCGGGCGTCGCGTTCGTCACCCGCGGCCCGGGCGCGACCAACGCCAGCGCGGGTGTCCATGTAGCCTTTCAGGATTCGACCCCGCTCATCATGTTCGTCGGCGACCTCGATCGCGGCGACAAGGATCGCGAGGGCTTTCAGGAAATCGACTTCCCCGCTTTCTTCGGCCCGATCGCCAAATGGGCGGCGCGGATCGACGACGCGCGGCGAATCCCCGAATATGTCGCCCGCGCCTATCGCGTCGCGACCAGCGGCCGGCCCGGACCGGTGGTGCTGGCGATCCCTGAGGACATGCTGCGCGACGAGGTCAGCGTGCCCGACCGCCCGCCCGTCCCGCCAGTGGTCGAGAGCCCCGACCCTGCCGCCATCGCCACGCTGTTCGAATTGCTCAAGGAAGCCGCCGCGCCGGTGGCGATCGTCGGGGGTGCCGACTGGAGCCCGTGCGCGGCGCATCACTTCGCAAACTTCGCGGCGCGCCACGGCATCCCCACCGCTGCCGCCTTCCGCCGCCAGGACGCGGTTTCCAACGACTGCCGGGTCTATGCCGGCAACCTCGGCTACGGACCCAACCCCAAGCTTCAGCAGCGCATCCGCGAGGCCGACCTGCTGCTGGTGGTCGGCGCCCGGCTCGGCGAGGCGACCACTGACGGCTACACGCTGATCACCCCCGACCATCCGGGGCAGACGATCGTCCACGTCCATCCCGATCCCAACGAGCTCGGCCGGGTCTATCACGCCGACCTGCCGATCGTCGGTGACATGGGTGAGTTCGCGCAGGCGATCGACGCATGGGCCGAGCCCGAGCTGGTCCGCTTCGGCGCCGGCGACGAGGCGCACGCCGAGTGGCTCGAGTGGAGCGAATCATCGCCGCGCGAAGGGGTGACCCTCGACCTCGGGCCATGCATCAAGCAGCTGCGCGAAGCGCTGCCGGCCGACACGATCGTCTGCAACGGCGCGGGCAATTTCTCGGGCTGGGTGCACCGCTACTGGCGCTACGGCGCGACCCCGACCCAGCTCGCGCCGACCAGTGGAACGATGGGCTATGGCCTCCCCGCCGCGGTCGCCGCCGCGCTTCGCTTCCGTGATCGGCAAGTGCTGTGCGTCGCGGGGGACGGCGACTTCCTGATGAACGGACAGGAGCTGGCGACCGCAGCGCAATATGGCGCCGACCTTCTCGTGCTGATCGTCGACAATGGCGCCTACGGCACCATCCGCATGCATCAGGAGCGCGACTATCCCGCGCGGCTATCGGCGACCACGCTCACCAATCCGGACTTCGCGGCGCTGGCGCGGGCATTCGGCGGCTGGGCGGCCACAGTCGAGCGGACCGAGGAATTCGGTCCCGCGCTGCAGGACGCGCTCGGCCGCAAGGGCATCCGCCTCCTCCACTGCAAGACCGACGTCGAGGTGATCAGCCACGCGACCACGGTGACCAAGTTGCGCGAGCGCGCCCGGACTTAA
- a CDS encoding transglycosylase domain-containing protein, whose protein sequence is MADRDSPWLSRAGTPVEELPDPFAPEVESEAHEALPPRRRRWRWLRWSLTAFFALLLITILWLVFTAPLGRALEPLPSPAMLIVSADGQPIARRGAIKEAPVAVAKLTKYTPAAFVAIEDRRFYSHWGIDPRSIGRALLTNLHAGGVRQGGSTITQQLAKTSFLSADRNLKRKAQEVIIAFWLEAWLTKDEILSRYLSSVYFGDGVYGLRAAAHHYFGRDPENLTLAQSAMLAGMVQAPSRLAPTHNLAAAQKRSRLVLQEMADTHVITIGRARAAASARPVIVDAKVPTGTYFADWVAPQAADAVAANFGEVRVNTTLDSRLQRLASRAVANAQIGGAQAALVAMRPDGRVVAMVGGTSYKASPFNRATQGRRQPGSTFKLFVYLAALRAGWTPDSKLSDTPIKIDGWSPANSDGIYRGPITMKEAFARSSNAASVRLSEAVGRQNVLRAARDLGISTPLPNSPSVALGTAGVSLLELTSAYAAVASGRYPVHALGLPPQATKDGGDNSQLSSLFFTQGGQLDRNRDWKPMLDLLWAAANEGTGRRAALATPTFGKTGTSQDNRDALFVGFAGDLVVGVWVGRDDNKPMAHSMSGGSAPAAIWRSFMAPALAIDGRNASSLPGDYQPPQRIPPPQRKSPLPADWDVDPGHWVDDVMKNAQRLLDRL, encoded by the coding sequence ATGGCTGACCGCGATTCTCCCTGGCTGAGCCGTGCCGGCACCCCGGTCGAGGAATTGCCCGATCCGTTCGCGCCCGAGGTCGAGTCGGAAGCACACGAGGCGCTGCCGCCGCGGCGGCGTCGCTGGCGCTGGCTGCGGTGGAGCCTGACCGCCTTCTTCGCGCTACTGCTGATCACGATCCTGTGGCTGGTGTTCACCGCCCCGCTCGGTCGCGCGCTCGAGCCGTTGCCGAGCCCGGCGATGCTGATCGTTTCGGCCGACGGCCAGCCGATCGCCCGCCGCGGCGCGATAAAGGAAGCGCCGGTCGCCGTCGCCAAGCTCACCAAATACACGCCGGCTGCCTTCGTCGCGATCGAGGACCGGCGCTTCTATTCGCACTGGGGGATCGATCCGCGCTCCATCGGGCGGGCGCTGCTCACCAACCTCCATGCCGGCGGCGTGCGCCAGGGCGGCAGCACGATCACCCAGCAGCTCGCCAAGACCAGCTTTCTGTCGGCCGACCGCAATTTGAAGCGCAAGGCGCAGGAGGTGATCATCGCCTTCTGGCTCGAGGCGTGGCTGACCAAGGACGAAATCCTCTCGCGCTATCTGTCGTCGGTCTATTTCGGCGACGGCGTCTACGGCCTGCGCGCCGCCGCGCATCACTATTTCGGGCGCGACCCCGAAAATCTGACGCTGGCGCAGTCGGCGATGCTCGCCGGCATGGTCCAGGCGCCGTCGCGACTGGCGCCGACCCACAATCTCGCCGCAGCGCAGAAGCGGTCGCGACTGGTGCTGCAGGAGATGGCGGACACCCACGTCATCACTATCGGCCGCGCCCGTGCCGCCGCCTCGGCCCGCCCGGTGATCGTCGACGCGAAGGTCCCAACCGGCACCTACTTCGCCGACTGGGTGGCGCCGCAAGCGGCCGACGCGGTCGCCGCCAATTTCGGTGAGGTGCGGGTCAACACGACGCTCGATTCGCGTCTGCAGCGGCTCGCCAGCCGCGCCGTCGCCAACGCCCAGATCGGCGGCGCGCAGGCGGCGCTGGTTGCGATGCGGCCCGACGGCCGGGTGGTCGCGATGGTCGGCGGCACCAGCTACAAAGCCTCGCCTTTCAACCGCGCGACCCAAGGGCGCCGCCAGCCGGGCAGCACCTTCAAATTGTTCGTTTACCTCGCCGCGTTGCGGGCGGGCTGGACCCCCGACAGCAAGTTGTCCGACACGCCGATCAAGATCGACGGCTGGTCGCCCGCCAATAGTGACGGCATCTATCGCGGCCCGATCACCATGAAGGAGGCCTTCGCTCGCTCGAGCAACGCCGCCTCGGTGCGCCTGTCGGAAGCGGTCGGTCGCCAGAACGTGCTGCGCGCCGCGCGCGACCTCGGCATTTCGACCCCCTTGCCCAATTCGCCCAGCGTCGCGCTCGGCACCGCCGGGGTCAGCTTGCTCGAGTTGACCAGCGCTTATGCCGCGGTGGCGAGCGGGCGCTATCCGGTCCACGCGCTTGGCCTGCCGCCGCAAGCAACGAAGGATGGCGGCGACAACAGTCAGCTCTCATCGCTCTTCTTTACCCAAGGCGGGCAGCTCGACCGCAACCGTGACTGGAAGCCGATGCTCGACCTGTTGTGGGCGGCGGCCAACGAGGGCACCGGCCGCCGCGCGGCACTGGCGACGCCGACGTTCGGCAAGACCGGGACCAGTCAGGACAATCGCGACGCATTGTTCGTCGGCTTCGCCGGCGACCTCGTGGTCGGGGTGTGGGTCGGGCGCGACGACAACAAGCCGATGGCGCATTCGATGAGCGGGGGCAGCGCGCCGGCGGCGATCTGGCGCTCGTTCATGGCGCCGGCGCTGGCGATCGACGGGCGCAACGCTTCGTCATTGCCTGGCGACTATCAGCCGCCGCAGCGCATCCCGCCGCCGCAGCGCAAGAGCCCGCTTCCAGCCGACTGGGACGTCGATCCGGGCCATTGGGTCGACGATGTGATGAAGAACGCGCAGCGCCTGTTGGACCGTCTATAA
- a CDS encoding class I SAM-dependent methyltransferase has product MATTDTAFAGAIPGIYDRHMAPLFFLPYAAEVARRVARWQPRRLLETAAGTGIVTSAIVHACPDAEVVATDLNPDMLAVAKRRLSSSPHVCTQVADMLDLPFGDSQFDTVVCQFGIMFVPDKVRANAEARRVLASGGRYHLVVWDGLEHNPLSRRVHETVAALLPDDPPQFFARTPFGYGDPAAIERDLIAAGFTDIEFETVALESLPEATPEDASLGMIEGSPLRVELEARGDGWLEKAEAAVRRSLSDDFPRALSAHVVTATR; this is encoded by the coding sequence ATGGCCACGACCGACACCGCGTTCGCGGGTGCGATCCCGGGCATTTACGACCGGCACATGGCGCCCCTGTTCTTCCTACCCTACGCCGCCGAAGTGGCGCGCCGAGTGGCGCGCTGGCAGCCGCGGCGGCTGCTTGAGACCGCCGCGGGGACTGGCATCGTGACAAGCGCGATCGTCCACGCCTGCCCTGACGCCGAGGTCGTTGCGACCGACCTCAACCCCGACATGCTGGCGGTCGCCAAGCGGCGGCTGTCGTCATCGCCGCACGTCTGCACGCAAGTCGCCGACATGCTCGACCTGCCGTTCGGCGACAGCCAGTTCGACACGGTGGTCTGTCAGTTCGGGATCATGTTCGTCCCCGACAAGGTGCGCGCCAACGCCGAGGCGCGGCGGGTGCTGGCCTCGGGCGGCCGCTACCATTTGGTGGTGTGGGACGGGCTCGAGCACAACCCGCTCTCGCGCCGGGTGCACGAGACGGTCGCCGCGCTACTGCCCGACGACCCGCCGCAATTCTTCGCCCGCACGCCGTTCGGCTATGGCGACCCGGCCGCGATCGAGCGCGACCTCATCGCCGCTGGCTTCACCGACATCGAGTTCGAAACGGTGGCGCTCGAAAGCCTGCCCGAGGCGACCCCTGAGGACGCCTCGCTCGGGATGATCGAAGGGTCGCCGCTGCGAGTTGAGTTGGAGGCGCGCGGCGACGGCTGGCTTGAAAAGGCCGAGGCGGCGGTGCGCCGGTCGCTCTCCGACGATTTCCCGCGCGCACTGTCGGCGCATGTGGTGACCGCCACCAGGTAA
- the accC gene encoding acetyl-CoA carboxylase biotin carboxylase subunit, which yields MAKITKLLIANRGEIALRIHRACHELGIKTVAVHSTADADAMHVRLADEAVCIGPPAATDSYLNIANIISAAEITHADAIHPGYGFLSENAQFAEIVELHNIIWVGPKPEHIRVMGDKVEAKRTAAKLGLPLVPGSPGPLETIEEALRIAEEVGYPVLIKAASGGGGRGMKVVPSADQLESLMMQAASEAKAAFGDDTVYMEKYLGDPKHIEFQVFGDGNGAAVHLGERDCSIQRRHQKVIEEAPSPVISAEQRAEMGGIVARAMADMGYRGAGTIEFLYEDEKFYFIEMNTRLQVEHPVTEAITGMDLVAEQIRVAQGEGLSVTQDEVVLTGHAIECRINAEDPETFVPSPGLVKNYVAPGGMSVRVDSGLYVGYKVPPYYDSMIGKLIVNGKDRDECIRRLSRALEEFVLEGMKTTVPLHQRIIRTEDFARGDYTIKWLERWLEEQRDAAA from the coding sequence ATGGCCAAGATCACCAAGCTGCTGATCGCCAACCGCGGCGAGATCGCGCTGCGCATCCACCGCGCCTGCCACGAGCTGGGGATCAAGACCGTCGCGGTGCACTCGACCGCCGATGCCGACGCGATGCACGTCCGGCTGGCCGACGAAGCGGTGTGCATCGGGCCGCCGGCGGCGACCGACAGTTACCTCAACATCGCCAACATCATCTCGGCCGCCGAGATCACCCACGCCGACGCCATCCATCCCGGCTACGGCTTCCTGAGCGAGAATGCGCAGTTCGCCGAGATCGTCGAACTCCACAACATCATTTGGGTCGGGCCCAAGCCCGAGCATATCCGGGTGATGGGCGACAAGGTCGAGGCCAAGCGCACCGCCGCCAAGCTCGGCCTGCCGCTGGTCCCCGGCTCGCCCGGCCCGCTCGAGACGATCGAGGAGGCGCTGAGGATCGCCGAGGAGGTCGGCTATCCGGTTCTGATCAAGGCGGCGTCAGGCGGCGGCGGGCGGGGCATGAAGGTCGTGCCGAGCGCGGATCAGCTCGAAAGCCTGATGATGCAGGCGGCCTCCGAGGCCAAAGCGGCGTTCGGCGACGACACCGTCTACATGGAAAAATACCTCGGCGACCCGAAGCATATCGAGTTCCAGGTGTTTGGCGACGGCAACGGCGCCGCGGTGCACCTTGGCGAGCGCGACTGCTCGATCCAGCGTCGCCACCAGAAGGTGATCGAAGAAGCCCCCTCTCCCGTCATCAGCGCCGAACAACGCGCGGAAATGGGCGGGATCGTCGCCAGGGCGATGGCCGACATGGGCTATCGCGGCGCGGGCACGATCGAATTCCTCTACGAGGATGAGAAGTTCTACTTCATCGAGATGAACACCCGGCTCCAGGTCGAGCATCCGGTGACCGAAGCAATCACCGGCATGGACCTCGTCGCCGAGCAAATCCGGGTCGCGCAGGGCGAAGGCCTCAGCGTGACCCAGGACGAGGTGGTGCTGACTGGTCATGCGATCGAGTGCCGGATCAACGCCGAGGATCCCGAAACCTTCGTCCCCTCGCCGGGCCTGGTGAAGAACTATGTCGCGCCGGGCGGGATGAGCGTGCGGGTCGATAGCGGGCTGTACGTCGGCTATAAGGTGCCGCCTTATTACGACAGCATGATCGGCAAGCTGATCGTCAACGGCAAGGACCGCGACGAGTGCATCCGCCGCCTGTCGCGCGCGCTCGAGGAATTCGTGCTCGAGGGCATGAAAACCACGGTACCGCTGCACCAGCGGATTATCCGCACCGAGGACTTCGCGCGCGGCGACTATACCATCAAGTGGCTCGAGCGCTGGCTCGAGGAGCAGCGCGACGCCGCCGCCTGA
- the accB gene encoding acetyl-CoA carboxylase biotin carboxyl carrier protein, which yields MADDNGDTGKQMRVDSALVRELAELLSANELSEIEVEDGDRKIRVRRELTAAAPLMMAAPSPVAAAAPAAAPAAGTSAPAENALPAGEVVKSPMVGTAYLSAEPGSKPFAAPGDTVNAGDTLLIVEAMKVMNPITAPRAGRIVQVMVANAQPVEFDQPLIVIE from the coding sequence ATGGCCGACGACAACGGCGATACCGGCAAGCAGATGCGCGTGGACAGCGCGCTGGTCCGCGAGCTGGCCGAGCTGCTTTCCGCCAACGAGCTCAGCGAGATCGAAGTCGAGGACGGCGATCGCAAGATCCGCGTCCGCCGCGAGCTGACCGCCGCAGCGCCGCTGATGATGGCCGCGCCCTCCCCGGTAGCCGCGGCTGCCCCGGCGGCGGCGCCTGCTGCTGGCACATCGGCGCCGGCCGAGAACGCCCTCCCCGCCGGCGAGGTGGTGAAGTCGCCGATGGTCGGGACCGCCTACCTCTCGGCCGAGCCGGGCTCCAAGCCGTTCGCCGCGCCCGGGGATACCGTCAACGCCGGCGACACGCTGCTGATCGTCGAGGCAATGAAGGTGATGAACCCGATCACCGCGCCGCGTGCCGGGCGGATCGTCCAGGTGATGGTCGCCAACGCCCAGCCGGTGGAGTTCGACCAGCCGCTCATCGTGATCGAATAA
- a CDS encoding PAS domain-containing protein: MNNASPVAADGGPAQREGPDGAERRSTPLAFALLLVTYELFAWAGHRWVIVAGAAAPIWPAAGIAVAGLVLGGRRLAPAVLLGALAGGLLASVAQPWWIQLALAVGKTAGAWAAAALIERFAHRRFTELARVHDVLLLIAAAILSSAVSTAIGAGALLVTGRLAEVDLWRVATAWFFGDAVGILIITALILTNIPNPRAEKLFSGWRLANLTGALLAVAGLCALVFFSGPAARAWAIYPALGWVALAFRSRGAALGLLIVLVMASLGTMLGKGPFAFSQLDPGLLLLQQYLVVTAATTLLLAAAVDERNSESRLYRTVANELATRRELQRTTRLLTMIGDAAPIFIYAKDRDGRFIYANRELLEMYRRPLGEVIGRTDRDLIDSAESDTFIANDRRIMASGRSCELEEELTIDGEVRVFFSIKAPLRGDDGAITGIVGISTDVTDRRHQQQEVERLARRAEIAQRGARSSLYEYDVQTDRVSRDPVLAELCGILPHELGPAQAEWERHIHPHDLASFRSTLASALDRYERFALDYRVIGQGGRITWVQDSGTIVRDENGQAQQVIGLVTDITSQRNADEREQLLAREVDHRAKNLLAVVQSVVQLTRADDSEQLKAGITGRIQSLARAHSLLAESRWEGVELTALAREEVAPYAEESDGRITLQGPRLTLRPAAAQSIALVLHELATNAAKYGALSADSGRIDLSWCIEPDGGLLLVWQERGGPPGPEQPPSRSGFGSRLIKASVERQLRGTLAYDWAANGLTVTMTIAPEYVSLGERGDDLAAN, translated from the coding sequence GTGAACAACGCATCGCCTGTGGCGGCCGACGGGGGGCCCGCGCAGCGTGAAGGTCCGGATGGGGCTGAGCGGCGCTCCACTCCGCTCGCCTTCGCGCTGCTGCTTGTCACCTATGAACTCTTTGCCTGGGCCGGGCACCGCTGGGTGATCGTGGCGGGCGCGGCGGCGCCGATCTGGCCGGCGGCGGGAATCGCGGTAGCAGGACTGGTGCTGGGCGGCCGGCGGCTGGCGCCAGCGGTGTTGCTTGGGGCGCTGGCTGGCGGCCTGCTGGCCTCGGTCGCGCAGCCGTGGTGGATTCAGTTGGCGCTGGCGGTCGGCAAAACCGCCGGAGCGTGGGCGGCGGCCGCCCTGATCGAGCGCTTCGCCCATCGTCGCTTCACCGAGCTGGCGCGGGTCCACGACGTACTGCTGTTGATCGCCGCGGCGATCCTGTCGAGCGCGGTGTCGACCGCGATCGGCGCAGGGGCGTTGCTCGTCACAGGCAGGTTGGCGGAGGTCGATCTGTGGCGCGTGGCCACCGCCTGGTTCTTCGGCGACGCGGTCGGCATTCTGATCATCACCGCGCTGATCCTCACCAACATACCCAATCCCCGTGCCGAGAAGTTGTTCAGCGGCTGGCGCTTGGCCAATCTGACGGGCGCCTTGCTCGCCGTGGCAGGGCTCTGTGCGCTGGTGTTCTTTTCAGGGCCTGCGGCACGCGCCTGGGCGATCTATCCCGCGCTCGGCTGGGTCGCGCTGGCGTTCCGGTCGCGCGGGGCGGCGCTAGGGCTTTTGATCGTCCTGGTGATGGCGAGCCTGGGCACGATGCTCGGCAAGGGGCCATTCGCTTTTAGCCAACTCGATCCTGGGCTGCTCTTGCTCCAGCAATATCTAGTGGTCACCGCGGCGACGACGCTGCTACTCGCCGCCGCTGTCGACGAACGCAACAGCGAAAGCCGGCTTTACCGCACCGTCGCCAACGAACTTGCCACCCGGCGCGAGCTGCAGCGGACGACTCGCCTGCTGACGATGATCGGCGATGCTGCGCCGATCTTCATCTACGCCAAGGATCGCGACGGCCGCTTCATTTACGCCAACCGCGAGCTGCTCGAGATGTATCGCAGGCCCTTGGGCGAGGTCATCGGTCGGACGGACCGCGACCTGATCGACTCGGCCGAGTCCGACACTTTCATCGCCAACGACCGGCGGATCATGGCCTCGGGCCGGTCCTGCGAGCTCGAGGAGGAGCTGACAATCGACGGCGAAGTCCGGGTCTTCTTCTCGATCAAGGCGCCGCTGCGTGGAGACGATGGCGCAATTACCGGGATTGTCGGCATCTCGACCGACGTCACCGATCGCCGCCACCAGCAACAGGAAGTCGAGCGGCTGGCGCGACGCGCGGAGATCGCTCAGCGCGGCGCGCGCTCGTCGCTCTACGAATATGATGTGCAGACCGACCGGGTTTCGCGAGATCCGGTGCTGGCCGAACTATGCGGCATCCTTCCGCACGAGCTAGGCCCCGCGCAGGCCGAGTGGGAGCGGCACATCCATCCCCACGACCTCGCTTCCTTTCGCTCGACGCTCGCGAGCGCACTCGACCGTTACGAAAGATTCGCACTCGATTATCGCGTCATCGGGCAGGGCGGCCGAATCACCTGGGTGCAGGATAGCGGCACGATTGTCCGCGACGAGAACGGGCAAGCGCAGCAGGTGATCGGCTTGGTCACCGACATCACCTCGCAGCGCAACGCCGACGAGCGCGAGCAATTGCTCGCGCGCGAGGTCGACCACCGCGCCAAGAATTTGCTGGCGGTGGTCCAGTCGGTGGTCCAGCTCACCCGCGCCGACGACAGCGAGCAGCTCAAGGCTGGGATCACCGGCCGCATCCAGTCGCTCGCCCGGGCGCACAGCCTGCTTGCCGAATCGCGCTGGGAAGGGGTCGAGTTGACCGCCCTCGCGCGCGAGGAAGTCGCCCCTTACGCGGAAGAGAGCGACGGGCGGATTACGCTGCAGGGGCCGCGGCTGACGCTGCGTCCGGCCGCGGCGCAAAGTATCGCACTGGTCCTGCACGAGTTGGCCACCAACGCCGCCAAATACGGCGCGCTGTCGGCGGACAGCGGGCGCATCGACCTGTCCTGGTGCATCGAGCCCGACGGTGGTCTACTGCTGGTCTGGCAGGAGCGCGGCGGACCGCCGGGGCCCGAGCAGCCGCCCAGCCGTTCGGGCTTCGGCTCGCGGTTGATCAAGGCAAGCGTCGAGCGGCAGCTGCGCGGAACGCTGGCCTACGACTGGGCGGCGAATGGATTGACCGTGACGATGACCATCGCGCCCGAATATGTCTCGCTCGGCGAGCGCGGCGACGACCTCGCGGCGAACTGA
- a CDS encoding Flp family type IVb pilin has product MKILKKIRKNEEGATAIEYGLIAALIAVACITALGAVGNQLSTTFKGVSNSLSGANS; this is encoded by the coding sequence CTGAAGATTCTCAAGAAGATCCGTAAGAACGAAGAGGGTGCCACCGCGATCGAGTACGGCCTGATCGCCGCTCTGATCGCCGTTGCCTGCATCACCGCGCTGGGCGCGGTCGGCAACCAGCTGAGCACCACCTTCAAGGGTGTTTCGAACAGCCTGAGCGGCGCGAACTCGTAA
- the cmk gene encoding (d)CMP kinase → MPQPSHFVIAVDGPAASGKGTIARALAAHFGLPHMDTGLLYRAVALNLLRRGLDPDSEFAALRACDGVAGLMGDEELRSETVGGIASRISTYPGVRAALLERQRDFAAQAGGAVLDGRDIGTVIAPQATAKLFVTASAQVRAERRLAELQGREVSAHLADVLLDIEARDERDSHRSAAPLRQAADAILLDTSKLDRDESVAAAIRLVEERLAAV, encoded by the coding sequence GTGCCGCAGCCCTCGCATTTCGTCATCGCCGTGGACGGTCCCGCAGCCAGCGGCAAGGGGACCATCGCCCGCGCGCTCGCCGCGCATTTCGGGCTGCCGCACATGGATACGGGGCTGCTCTACCGCGCGGTGGCGCTCAACCTGCTGCGCCGCGGGCTCGACCCCGACAGCGAGTTCGCCGCGCTGCGCGCCTGCGACGGGGTCGCCGGGCTGATGGGCGACGAGGAATTGCGCAGCGAGACGGTCGGCGGGATCGCCAGCCGCATCTCGACCTATCCGGGCGTTCGCGCAGCATTGCTCGAGCGCCAGCGCGATTTCGCCGCGCAGGCCGGCGGCGCGGTGCTCGACGGGCGCGACATCGGCACGGTGATCGCTCCGCAAGCGACGGCCAAGCTGTTTGTCACCGCCTCCGCCCAGGTCCGCGCCGAGCGGCGGCTGGCCGAACTCCAGGGCCGCGAAGTGAGCGCGCATCTCGCCGACGTCCTGCTCGACATCGAGGCGCGCGACGAGCGCGACAGCCATCGCTCGGCCGCGCCGCTTCGCCAGGCGGCGGACGCGATCCTGCTCGACACCAGCAAGCTCGATCGCGACGAGTCGGTGGCGGCGGCAATCCGGCTGGTTGAGGAGCGGCTGGCCGCGGTCTAG
- the aroQ gene encoding type II 3-dehydroquinate dehydratase: MRKILILNGPNLNLLGTREPAVYGSDSLDDIGAALHAQADELGVAVELRQSNHEGHLIDWLHEAQADGWHVVLLNAGGFTHTSVALRDAVAAIATPVIEVHLSNPQARESFRHRSLIAAVCKGSISGFGALSYRLALDAAARL; this comes from the coding sequence ATGCGCAAGATCCTCATCCTCAATGGCCCGAACCTCAACCTCCTCGGCACGCGCGAGCCCGCCGTCTACGGCTCGGACAGCCTCGACGACATCGGCGCGGCGCTGCACGCGCAGGCGGACGAATTGGGCGTCGCGGTCGAGCTGCGGCAATCCAACCATGAAGGGCATCTGATCGACTGGCTGCACGAAGCGCAGGCCGACGGCTGGCACGTCGTGCTGCTCAATGCCGGCGGTTTCACCCATACCTCGGTCGCCTTGCGCGATGCGGTGGCGGCGATCGCGACTCCGGTGATCGAAGTGCATCTGAGCAACCCGCAGGCGCGCGAGAGCTTCCGCCACCGCAGCCTGATTGCGGCGGTTTGCAAGGGGTCTATCAGTGGATTCGGCGCGCTTTCCTACCGGCTGGCACTGGACGCCGCCGCTCGGCTCTGA
- a CDS encoding TIGR02300 family protein, which produces MVKPEWGHKRTCPKCSTRFYDLGKDDPVTCIHCGTAFTPEPVLKSKQPLPFEAAPAQAAPEQNADEDLGAEDLALPDEDEEPSADDEVDIGTGDDDLGVETAADDDENS; this is translated from the coding sequence ATGGTGAAGCCCGAGTGGGGTCACAAGCGCACCTGTCCCAAGTGCTCGACCCGTTTCTACGACCTCGGAAAGGACGATCCGGTGACCTGCATCCATTGCGGCACCGCCTTTACGCCCGAGCCCGTGCTCAAGTCCAAGCAGCCGCTACCGTTCGAGGCTGCCCCGGCGCAGGCCGCGCCCGAGCAGAATGCCGACGAGGATCTGGGTGCCGAGGATCTGGCGCTGCCCGACGAGGACGAGGAGCCGAGCGCCGACGATGAAGTCGATATCGGCACCGGCGACGACGACCTCGGCGTGGAGACCGCGGCGGACGACGACGAGAACAGCTGA